In Nicotiana tabacum cultivar K326 chromosome 17, ASM71507v2, whole genome shotgun sequence, one DNA window encodes the following:
- the LOC107787130 gene encoding kinesin-like protein KIN-7F — protein sequence MEKMEGGEEVMQGPEERIFVSVRLRPLNEKERNDVSDWECVNNTTIIYKNVSLSPSERLIYPSAYTFDRVFSSDCSTRQVYEEAAKEVALSVVKGFNSSIFAYGQTSSGKTYTMTGITEYAIADIYEYVQKHKERDFILKFSAMEIYNESVGDLLSEDSAPLKLLDDPERGTVVEKLTEETLRDWGHVIQLLSICEAQRQIRETAFNETSSRSHQIIRLTIESSAREHLGGDNLGTLLATVNFVDLAGSERASQSLSAGARLKEGCHINRSLLTLGTVIRKLSKDRTGHIPFRDSKLTRILQPSLSGNGRTAVICTMSPARSHVEQSRNTLLFASCAKEVTTNAQANVAMSDKALVKHLQRELARLESELRYPRACIFPSDYEALLQEKDLQIQQLEKEIKDLILQCDIAQSQVKDLLKLLGDDVIQVGLGHYPNLRVKRSPDFQSPMQQISILRDTRYIDVDVRTRSIGHSRSSSEDQIIHVPEFEETIFRNNTFPMLLPGSSNYSKSDSCQGWDEVEKQSNETSEDLCKEVRCIETEESGVKETQESNYSFPEQNGGFPALLTIVNGERTNQGALLPPDNGYRRSVTPPHKENGELKPLPFKEDQESVSSSFFAEESKSNRELVSLFLRVDQALESPKFKEEKELTCVHSLNAPPEKLSSQCDFDDDTSCNRNLKLHKSKSCKASIITDRSSPCLEESNRNKSTPPSETARSLNARPQDSEMEVSHLNFGSDVKCSGNGSIFHAHSDFNVELEVPERKPLTDEDVNDADGARDARTNGMDGLQHEMDVKDCHVQEAELEHNKQSKSVRDVRLEPVEDDYKSRYSWPLEFKRLQKEIIELWHACNVSLAHRTYFFLLFQGDSTDAIYMEVEIRRLTFLKDTFSRGEKTVVNGRTLSLEGSKKDLREERRMLSKQMQKKLSEAERDSLYLKWGIGINSKRRRLQLAQRLWTKTDDMNHIADSAYLVAKLAGLMEPGKGPKEMFGLDFPNTSRNYSFKTGLKSLL from the exons ATGGAAAAAATGGAGGGCGGGGAGGAGGTGATGCAGGGGCCTGAAGAGAGGATTTTTGTATCGGTGAGGCTAAGGCCATTGAATGAGAAAGAGAGAAATGATGTTTCAGATTGGGAATGTGTCAATAACACAACAATTATTTACAAGAATGTTAGCCTTTCACCATCAGAACGCTTAATTTATCCCTCTGCATATACGTTTG ACAGGGTATTTAGCAGTGATTGCTCTACAAGACAGGTCTATGAAGAAGCAGCTAAAGAAGTTGCTCTTTCAGTTGTCAAGGGATTCAATT CAAGTATTTTTGCCTATGGCCAAACCAGCAGTGGAAAGACCTACACTATGACTGGAATAACTGAATATGCCATTGCAGATATCTACGAATACGTACAGAAG CACAAAGAGAGAGACTTTATTTTGAAGTTTTCTGCTATGGAGATATACAATGAATCTGTCGGAGATCTCCTTAGTGAAGATAGCGCTCCACTTAAACTTCTTGACGATCCAGAG AGAGGGACTGTTGTTGAGAAACTCACAGAGGAAACATTGAGGGACTGGGGCCATGTGATTCAGCTACTTTCTATTTGTGAAG CTCAGAGACAGATTAGGGAGACTGCCTTCAATGAAACAAGCTCCAGATCTCACCAAATCATCAGACTG ACAATTGAAAGTTCTGCTCGTGAGCACTTAGGCGGGGACAACCTGGGTACCCTTTTAGCTACTGTG AATTTTGTTGATTTGGCTGGAAGTGAGCGGGCATCTCAGTCGTTGTCAGCTGGTGCAAGACTGAAAGAAGGTTGTCACATAAATCGCAGCTTGCTGACCCTGGGCACTGTTATTCGTAAGCTAAG CAAGGACAGGACTGGTCACATTCCTTTCCGAGATTCCAAGCTAACCCGGATATTACAGCCATCATTGAGTGGCAACGGTAGAACTGCCGTCATCTGTACAATGAGTCCTGCACGAAGTCATGTTGAGCAATCAAGAAATACTCTACTATTTGCAAGTTGTGCTAAGGAAGTAACTACTAACGCCCAAGCGAACGTAGCCATGTCAGATAAAGCATTGGTGAAGCATTTACAGAGGGAGTTAGCAAGGTTGGAAAGTGAGTTAAGGTATCCAAGGGCTTGTATATTCCCTTCAGATTACGAAGCGTTACTGCAAGAGAAGGACCTTCAAATACAACAG CTGGAGAAGGAGATAAAGGACTTAATTTTGCAATGCGATATTGCTCAGAGTCAAGTTAAAGATCTGTTGAAACTGCTTGGAGATGATGTAATACAG GTTGGTCTAGGACACTACCCAAATTTGCGCGTGAAGAGATCACCAGATTTTCAAAGCCCAATGCAGCAGATTTCCATTTTGAGAGACACTCGTTACATAGATGTTGATGTTAGAACACGTTCAATTGGACATAGCAGGAGTAGCTCTGAAGATCAGATTATACACGTGCCGGAGTTTGAAGAAACCATCTTTCGCAACAATACATTTCCAATGCTATTACCTGGTAGTTCAAATTATAGCAAAAGTGATTCATGTCAGGGATGGGATGAAGTTGAAAAACAAAGTAATGAAACTTCTGAGGATCTATGTAAAGAAGTTCGCTGCATTGAAACAGAAGAATCGGGTGTGAAGGAAACACAAGAATCCAATTATTCATTTCCTGAACAAAATGGTGGCTTTCCAGCTTTACTAACCATTGTAAATGGGGAGAGAACAAATCAGGGAGCATTATTACCTCCAGACAATGGATACAGAAGATCGGTGACACCTCCACATAAGGAAAACGGGGAACTGAAACCATTGCCCTTTAAAGAAGACCAAGAATCAGTGTCATCATCATTTTTCGCGGAAGAAAGTAAATCCAATAGAGAATTGGTGTCACTTTTCTTAAGGGTTGACCAAGCCCTtgaatcaccaaagttcaaggaAGAGAAAGAATTAACTTGTGTTCATTCCTTAAATGCTCCTCCAGAAAAGTTATCATCACAATGTGATTTCGATGATGATACATCATGCAATAGAAACTTGAAGTTACATAAAAGTAAAAGCTGCAAAGCTAGTATAATTACTGATCGATCTTCACCATGCTTAGAGGAATCCAACAGAAATAAAAGTACACCACCATCTGAAACAGCAAGAAGTTTAAATGCAAGACCTCAGGATTCAGAAATGGAAGTTTCTCACCTGAACTTTGGCTCTGATGTTAAGTGTTCAGGTAATGGTTCCATCTTCCATGCACATAGTGACTTCAATGTTGAGCTTGAAGTTCCAGAAAGGAAACCTTTAACTGATGAGGATGTCAATGATGCTGATGGTGCACGGGATGCAAGGACAAATGGAATGGATGGGCTTCAACATGAAATGGATGTCAAAGATTGTCAT GTTCAGGAGGCTGAACTAGAGCATAATAAACAGTCAAAAAGTGTGAGAGATGTTAGATTGGAGCCAGTAGAAGATGATTATAAAAGTCGTTACAGCTGGCCCTTAGAATTCAAGAGACTCCAAAAAGAGATTATTGAACTTTGGCATGCTTGCAATGTCTCCTTGGCACATAGAACCTACTTCTTCCTTCTTTTCCAAGGTGATTCCACAGATGCTATATATATGGAGGTTGAAATTAGAAGATTAACCTTCCTCAAGGACACATTTTCACGTGGAGAGAAAACCGTGGTCAATGGTAGGACTTTGTCACTGGAGGGAAG CAAGAAAGATCTGCGAGAAGAGAGAAGGATGCTGAGCAAGCAAATGCAGAAAAAGTTAAGCGAAGCAGAACGAGACAGCCTATACCTTAAGTGGGGGATTGGGATCAATAGTAAAAGGAGGAGGTTACAATTGGCTCAGCGATTATGGACCAAGACAGATGATATGAACCACATTGCAGATAGTGCATACTTGGTAGCAAAGCTGGCTGGGTTGATGGAGCCAGGAAAAGGTCCTAAGGAGATGTTTGGACTTGATTTTCCAAATACAAGTAGAAATTACAGTTTCAAAACAGGCCTGAAATCTCTTTTGTGA